A window of the Gossypium hirsutum isolate 1008001.06 chromosome A05, Gossypium_hirsutum_v2.1, whole genome shotgun sequence genome harbors these coding sequences:
- the LOC107943287 gene encoding beta-galactosidase 1 produces the protein MAINSNFKLPIMWNAFWFALLASWVCSVTASVSYDRKAITINGQRRILISGSIHYPRSSPEMWPDLIQKAKEGGLDVIQTYVFWNGHEPAPGMYHFEGNYDLVKFIKLVKRAGLYVHLRIGPYVCAEWNFGGFPVWLKYIPGIKFRTNNRPFKAQMQRFTEKIVGMMKAERLFESQGGPIILSQIENEYGPMEYELGAPGKAYSDWAAKMAVGLGTGVPWVMCKQDDAPDPIINTCNGFYCDYFSPNKAYKPKMWTEAWTGWYTEFGGAVPYRPAEDMAFAVARFIQKGGAFINYYMYQGGTNFGRTAGGPFIATSYDYDAPLDEYGLKRQPKWGHLKDLHRAIKLCEPALVNGDPTVIRLGNYEEAHVFNYKTGGCAAFLANYNPNSYAKVAFRNMHYNLPPWSISILPDCKNTVYNTARVGAQISRKKMVPVPMHGGFSWEACNEETASDVDSTFTMVGLLEQINTTRDATDYLWYTTTVKIDPREGFLKNGKSPVLTIFSAGHALHVFVNGQLSGSSYGSLEFPKLTFNQGVNLRAGVNTISLLSIAVGLPNVGPHFETWNAGILGPVTLNGLNEGRRDLSWQKWSYKIGLKGEALNLHSLSGSSSVEWAKGSSVAQRQPLKWYKTTFNAPAGNAPLALDMNSMGKGQIWINGQSIGRHWPAYKASGNCGACNYAGTFRENKCGTNCGEASQRWYHVPRSWLNPTGNFLVVFEESGGDPNGISLVRRETDSVCADIYEWQPTLMNYEMQASGKVNKPLRPKVHLECDAGQKISAVKFASFGTPKGVCGSYREGSCHAHHSYDAFNRLCLGQNFCTVTVAPEMFGGDPCPSVMKKLSVEVICS, from the exons ATGGCCATCAATTCTAATTTTAAGCTTCCTATAATGTGGAATGCTTTTTGGTTTGCTCTGTTAGCTTCCTGGGTTTGTTCAGTTACTGCTTCTGTTTCCTATGACCGAAAGGCCATCACCATTAATGGCCAAAGGAGGATCCTCATTTCTGGTTCCATTCACTACCCAAGAAGCTCGCCCGAG ATGTGGCCAGATCTTATACAGAAGGCTAAAGAAGGAGGGTTAGATGTGATTCAGACATATGTTTTTTGGAATGGCCATGAGCCTGCACCTGGCATG TATCACTTCGAAGGAAACTATGATTTGGTCAAATTTATTAAGCTGGTGAAGCGAGCAGGCCTCTATGTTCATCTCAGGATTGGACCTTATGTCTGTGCTGAATGGAACTTTGG gGGTTTTCCTGTTTGGCTCAAGTACATTCCCGGTATCAAATTCAGAACAAACAACCGACCTTTCAAG GCTCAAATGCAAAGATTTACTGAGAAGATTGTTGGTATGATGAAAGCTGAGAGGTTGTTTGAGTCTCAAGGAGGTCCTATTATTCTATCTCAG ATTGAAAATGAATATGGGCCCATGGAATACGAACTTGGAGCACCTGGTAAAGCTTACAGTGACTGGGCAGCTAAAATGGCTGTAGGACTAGGCACTGGTGTCCCATGGGTCATGTGCAAGCAAGATGATGCACCGGATCCTATT ATTAACACCTGCAATGGTTTCTATTGTGACTACTTCTCTCCTAACAAGGCCTACAAACCAAAAATGTGGACTGAAGCCTGGACAGGCTG GTATACTGAATTTGGAGGGGCAGTTCCTTACCGACCTGCTGAAGACATGGCATTTGCTGTTGCGAGGTTTATACAGAAAGGAGGAGCCTTCATAAATTATTATATG TATCAAGGAGGAACAAATTTTGGCCGAACTGCTGGGGGTCCATTCATTGCTACCAGCTATGATTATGATGCTCCTCTTGATGAATATG GACTAAAGAGGCAACCAAAGTGGGGCCATTTGAAAGATTTGCATAGGGCTATAAAGCTCTGTGAACCAGCTTTAGTAAATGGAGATCCCACTGTGATTCGACTTGGAAACTATGAGGAG GCTCATGTATTTAATTACAAGACTGGAGGTTGTGCGGCCTTCCTTGCGAATTACAACCCAAATTCTTACGCAAAAGTTGCCTTTAGGAACATGCACTACAACCTACCTCCTTGGTCCATCAGCATTCTTCCTGACTGCAAGAATACTGTGTATAACACTGCAAGG GTTGGTGCCCAAATTTCACGGAAGAAGATGGTTCCTGTTCCCATGCATGGAGGATTCTCTTGGGAGGCATGCAATGAAGAGACAGCTTCAGATGTTGACAGTACATTCACGATGGTCGGGTTGTTGGAGCAGATAAATACAACTAGAGATGCGACTGACTATTTGTGGTACACAACAAC TGTTAAGATTGACCCCAGGGAAGGATTCTTGAAGAATGGAAAATCTCCTGTTCTCACTATCTTTTCAGCCGGCCATGCTTTGCATGTTTTTGTCAATGGTCAACTATCAG GAAGTTCCTATGGAAGTCTAGAATTCCCCAAACTAACATTCAACCAAGGCGTTAATCTGAGAGCTGGTGTCAATACAATTTCGCTTCTAAGCATTGCTGTTGGTCTCCCC AATGTTGGTCCACATTTTGAGACATGGAATGCTGGTATTCTTGGCCCTGTTACATTGAATGGTCTGAATGAGGGAAGGAGAGATCTCTCATGGCAGAAATGGTCTTACAAG ATTGGCCTTAAGGGAGAAGCATTGAATCTTCATTCACTAAGTGGTAGTTCCTCAGTGGAGTGGGCAAAGGGGTCATCAGTGGCACAGAGGCAACCACTGAAATGGTACAAA ACAACTTTCAATGCTCCGGCTGGAAATGCTCCGTTGGCCTTAGATATGAATAGTATGGGAAAAGGTCAGATTTGGATAAATGGACAAAGCATTGGACGCCACTGGCCTGCATATAAAGCATCTGGAAATTGTGGTGCCTGTAACTATGCTGGAACATTTAGGGAGAATAAATGTGGAACTAATTGTGGAGAGGCATCTCAAAGATG GTATCATGTTCCTCGTTCATGGCTCAACCCAACTGGGAACTTTTTGGTTGTGTTTGAGGAATCGGGTGGAGATCCAAATGGAATTTCATTGGTTCGCAGAGAAACTGACAGTGTTTGTGCTGATATCTATGAGTGGCAACCAACCCTAATGAATTACGAGATGCAAGCCTCTGGTAAAGTCAACAAACCCCTAAGGCCAAAAGTCCATTTAGAGTGTGATGCAGGGCAGAAAATCTCGGCCGTA